A genomic window from Lotus japonicus ecotype B-129 chromosome 1, LjGifu_v1.2 includes:
- the LOC130732079 gene encoding uncharacterized protein LOC130732079 — protein MTIRHLTFGMLVLAATILILGNLTGISAQFECKGDLGAIASQCQEYTGIFGPIIPPSKACCEVINDADIPCLCKYVTKDIESVINVKKAIYVFKTCGAKVPAGTKCGSYIVPHPHHHHHHHHHHHHHHHHHHHHHHHHHHHHHHHSPAPAPSPMI, from the exons ATGACAATTAGACACCTAACCTTTGGAATGTTGGTGCTTGCTGCAACCATCCTAATTTTAGGAAACCTGACAGGCATCTCAGCACAATTTGAATGCAAAGGCGACTTAGGAGCCATAGCTTCTCAATGTCAAGAGTACACTGGAATTTTTGGGCCAATAATTCCACCATCAAAAGCATGTTGTGAGGTCATAAATGATGCTGATATCCCTTGCCTCTGCAAATATGTTACAAAGGATATTGAGAGTGTGATAAATGTCAAGAAAGCCATCTATGTGTTCAAGACTTGTGGAGCCAAAGTTCCTGCTGGAACTAAATGTGGAA GTTATATTGttcctcatcctcatcatcatcatcatcatcatcatcatcatcatcatcatcatcatcatcatcatcatcatcatcaccatcatcatcatcatcatcatcatcattctccTGCTCCTGCCCCTTCTCCAATGATATGA